The Sinomicrobium kalidii region GGCCGTGTCCTGATGCCGCTTGAAGAAACGTTCTGGGCTGAAAAATACGGGGCCTGTACCGATAAATTCGGGGTATACTGGCAGTTCAATTATACCGGAAACAAGGCACAGGGATAGAACAGGCACACTTAAAAGGGTTTCCGGGTCTTTCGCACACAATGATCCGGAAATCAATATAATACCTGTCAAAAATAATTATTACCTTATAAAAATTTTAGTCATGGAAAAATTTCAGATCACCATAAACGCACCCCGGGAAAAAGTGTGGGATGCCCTCTGGGATGAAACCAGCTACCCGGTGTGGACCGCTCCCTTCAGCGAAAGTTCGCAGGTAAAAACCGAGCAGTGGGACGAAGGCAGCAAAGTATTGTTTATAGACGGGGATTCCGGCGAAGGTATGGTTTCCAAAGTGGCCAGGAACATCCCGGGCGAATTTATGTCCTTCAGGCACATCGGCATTATTAAAAACGGTGTGGAAGATACGGAAAGCCAACAGGCCAGGGAATGGGGCGGAGAAGAAAACTATACCCTGAAAACCATTAACGGAAAAACCGAGCTGACCGTGGATATGGATATTGATGAAAAACACAAGAGCATGTTTGAAGACCTCTGGCCGAAAGCACTTCAAAAGGTAAAAGACCTGGCCGAAGGAAAACAGGCATACACTTAAAAAACCCAACCGAAAAGCGATGCACCACCATGGAGGAAAATAAAAACAC contains the following coding sequences:
- a CDS encoding SRPBCC domain-containing protein produces the protein MEKFQITINAPREKVWDALWDETSYPVWTAPFSESSQVKTEQWDEGSKVLFIDGDSGEGMVSKVARNIPGEFMSFRHIGIIKNGVEDTESQQAREWGGEENYTLKTINGKTELTVDMDIDEKHKSMFEDLWPKALQKVKDLAEGKQAYT